From the genome of Corallococcus macrosporus DSM 14697:
TCCACCGCCACCACGAACACCCGGCCCGCGTTCGTGTCCGCCAGGTACACCGCGCCCTCCGCCACCGCGAAGCGGCTGGCCACGGAGAGGCGGCACCCCGGCGCGCCCGGCTCACAGCCCGCCGAGAGCACGTAGGCCGCCACGGGCGCGTCGTCCTTCACCAGCACCAGCCCGGAGCCGCGCACCGCGCTGGCGCTGTGTCCGTTGGCTTCGTCGTACTCGGCCTCGCCCAGGCAGGCCACCACGAGCTGGTTCCCCACGGCCTCCACGTACCCCGCGTTGAGGCAGTCCGCGGCGCCCAGGTCGATGGCGCTCACGGCGCCGCTCACCGGGTCGATTTTCGCGAGCATGCCCGGGCCGTTCGGCTTGTAGCCGTCGTACGGGTTCAGGTTGGTGAGGGCCACGTACACGCCTGACGCGCTCGCCACGGCGGAGTACGGCAGCGGCAGCACCGTGCCGCCGTCGAAGGGCTTCAAGTCCAGCCCGGTGAGCGAAATCGTGTCCACCTTGCGCGGCTGCTCGGGGTTGGAGATGTCCACGCGGGCGACGGCATTGCCGAACTGGAACATGGAGCCGCCCGTGCCGAACAAGGGGACGTACAGCGTGGTGCCCCACTTCGCGATTGCCTGCGGGCTGGTGTTGGCCCCCAGGTTCACCTGCGTCACGGAGCGCAGGCCCAGCCCTCCGCCATGGGCGGGCCCCTCCCGCTTGAGCACCTGCAGGGTGTTGTTCACCGAGTCCACGACGTAGACATAAGGCGGGTCCACCAGGATGTCGTTGGGTGAGCCCGCCACCCCGCCCAGCGAGTCCTCCTCCACCACCGTCCCCAGCGCGCCACCGGCCGCCTGGAGCAGCTTGGAGGACGTGGCGTCCGCGGCGAGCACGAAGCCGTCCCAGGACGCGAGCGCCTGCACGCCCGAGCCGAACTGACGCCGGGGCCCCAGCAGGTTCGTCTCCGCCTGGATGCCCACGAGCTGCCCGTTGGTGTAGCAGGCCGCGACCAGGTCGTAGCCACACCGGCCCTGGTGGCACTCCTGCACGTCCGGGCAGAGGTTCCCGCAGGCGCCGCAGTTGCCCTCGTCCACGAGCACGTCCACGCACGAGTCCCCGCACCGCTGGCGCCCCTCCGAGCACGCCTCGCGGCAGACGCCGGTCTCACACACGAGCCCGGCGGCGCACGCGTTTCCACAGGCGCCGCAGTGGGCCGCGTCACTCGCCGTGGCCACACACGCGCCGCCGCAGGACTCCGTCCCCGGGCGGCATCCACAAGCGCCGTCCTGACAGGTCTGCCCGTCACCGCAGGCGTTGCCACAGGCGCCGCAGTTCGCGGCGTCCCCACGCAGGTCCACACACGCCTCGCCGCAGACGGCCAGGCCGGGGGTGCACACCGCGCCCTCCTCCGGGCACCCGGTGAGCAGCAGCGCCGCCACGGCCGCCAGCAGCAGGGGCGGAAGGAAGGGCTCAGGGGACAGGGGACGCGGGCGAGTCATGGGGCTCCCGAGTGGAAGAAGACGGTGACGCGCCAGGCTCGAGCGCCACCGCGAGCGTCACGTAGACGGCGCGCCCCGGCAGCGGGAAGCCCGTGAAGTCGAAGGTCCGGACGTCGAGGAGGTTCTTCAGCTCGACGGACAGCGTGACGTCCGGACCGCGCAGCACGGTGCTGGACGCGCCCGCGCTCACCAGCGTGCGCGACGGCAGGTCCAGCGAGCCGGTGCGGTTGATGCGCTGCGCGGACTGGTAGAGCACCTCGGCGCGCGCGTTGAGCCAGTCCGGCCCCGCGCGCACCCGCCCCACCCACTTGTGCCTGGGCCGGTACGGCAGGTCCTCGCCGAAGAAGCGCGGGTCGCCGTACCGGTTCTCCGTGCGCAGGTACGTGTAGCCGGTGCTGGCCAGCAGCCAGGAGAAGGGCCGCGCCTCGCCCTCCAGCTCCACACCCCACACACGCGCGGTGTCGAAGTTGTACGGGCGCGCCATCAGCGGCGGGTACAGCTCATAGGCGATGAGGTTTTCGTACAGCGCCGCGAAGCCGCCCAGCGTGAAGGCCCAGCGCGGCGCGGCGGCCTCGCTGTCTTCCGTGTCGGAGCGCCACATCACCGCCGCGTCCGCGTACAGGGCGCGCTCGGGCTTCAGCCCCGGGTTGGGCAGCAGCGTGCCCTGGCGGATGTACAGCTCCAGGAAGGACGGCGCGCGGTGGGACTGCCCGGCGTTGGCGCGCAGCCCGAAGCCGCGTCCCAGCTCGACGGAGGCCCCCAGCTTCGGCGACAGCAACCAGTACGGCCCCACCCGCTCCAGCCGCATCGAAGGCACCACGTCCAGCCGGCCGTCGAAGAGCCGCACCTCGTCCATGGCCATGACGCTGGCGCGCCACCACGCGGCGGACTGCGCGTCCCGCGCCTGCGTGACGCGCTCCCCGGACGTCGCCACGGTGACGGTGAGCGACTGGTGCTCGCCCAGCGGCCCTCGGCCCTCCAGCTCCACGCCGCCCACTGAGTGCCGCTGCGCGCCGCCCGCGCCCGGAATGAGGCCCGTCACCTCCAGCCCGTCACGCCGGAAGAAGCCTCGCGCGCTGCCCTGCCCCAGCCCGTCGAGCATGCCCGACCAGCGCAGGCCCAGTGCCAGCCGCCCCAGCGCCTGGTCTCCGGTAGACTGGGGGTTCTGCACGGTGCCGGGAATCGCGCGGTCCTCCAAGGAGAGCTCCGCGAGCGCATCCAGCCGCGAGCCGCCATCCAGCCGGGTCCGGTAGCGCAAGAGCGCGCCGCCGCCCCGCGCGTCGTTGCGCGCACGCCGCTCGGAGACCTGGGGATTGCCGTCCACGGCGGGGAGGTCGTCCACGTCGTAGGCGAAGTCGCCGTCCGAACGGCCCGCGTGCACGAGCAGCAGCGCCTGTCCGCCCAGCAGCGGGCCCGTGGCGGCCACGTGGCCCAAGGCCGTGTTCCAGCTCCCGTAGGTCACCTCGCCGCTGGTGCGGAAGTCCGGCCCCGGCGCGCGGGTGATGATGTTGATGGCGCCGCCCAGCCCGCCCGAGCCATAGCGCGCGCCCGCGCCGCCTCGCAGCACCTCGAAGCGCTCCACCAGCGCGGAGGGGATGAGCGACAGGTCCGACAGGCCGCCCGCGCCGTTGAGCGGGATGCCATCCAGGAACACGAGCACGCCGTTGGACGACGCGCCGCGCACCACCAGGCTCTTGCTCTGGCCGTAGCCTCCGGAGTCCTGCACCGCGAGCCCCACCGAGCCCACGAGCAGCTCCGCGGTGTCGCGCGCCTCGCCCGCCCGCTCCCGCGCATTGATGACGGTGATGGCGCCTGTCGGGTCCCTCCGCTCCGGGGATTCGGGCGGAGGCGGCGTCCTGCCGCGAACCACCGTGGTGCGCGCGGGGGAAGAAGCCGCTTCAGCGTCGGGCGGAGGCGCGGCTTCGGTGGTGCGCGTGGCACCTGGCCCGGGTGCAGAGTCAGCGTCGGGCGGAGGCGCGGCTTCGGTGGTGCGCGTGGCGCCGGGCTCGGCTGCGATGCCGTCACCGCGCGGAGACGCGGCCTCAAGCGCAGCGGCATCCCCATCCCGCGAGCGAGCGTCCTCGGCCGTCGAAGCAGCGGACACGTCCCTCACGGCCCCGCTCGGAGCCGCCGCCTCGGAAGGTCGC
Proteins encoded in this window:
- a CDS encoding TonB-dependent receptor plug domain-containing protein, with the protein product MRWTFLAGPVVCLALSLPRPVWARPSEAAAPSGAVRDVSAASTAEDARSRDGDAAALEAASPRGDGIAAEPGATRTTEAAPPPDADSAPGPGATRTTEAAPPPDAEAASSPARTTVVRGRTPPPPESPERRDPTGAITVINARERAGEARDTAELLVGSVGLAVQDSGGYGQSKSLVVRGASSNGVLVFLDGIPLNGAGGLSDLSLIPSALVERFEVLRGGAGARYGSGGLGGAINIITRAPGPDFRTSGEVTYGSWNTALGHVAATGPLLGGQALLLVHAGRSDGDFAYDVDDLPAVDGNPQVSERRARNDARGGGALLRYRTRLDGGSRLDALAELSLEDRAIPGTVQNPQSTGDQALGRLALGLRWSGMLDGLGQGSARGFFRRDGLEVTGLIPGAGGAQRHSVGGVELEGRGPLGEHQSLTVTVATSGERVTQARDAQSAAWWRASVMAMDEVRLFDGRLDVVPSMRLERVGPYWLLSPKLGASVELGRGFGLRANAGQSHRAPSFLELYIRQGTLLPNPGLKPERALYADAAVMWRSDTEDSEAAAPRWAFTLGGFAALYENLIAYELYPPLMARPYNFDTARVWGVELEGEARPFSWLLASTGYTYLRTENRYGDPRFFGEDLPYRPRHKWVGRVRAGPDWLNARAEVLYQSAQRINRTGSLDLPSRTLVSAGASSTVLRGPDVTLSVELKNLLDVRTFDFTGFPLPGRAVYVTLAVALEPGASPSSSTREPHDSPASPVP
- a CDS encoding MXAN_6577-like cysteine-rich protein; translation: MTRPRPLSPEPFLPPLLLAAVAALLLTGCPEEGAVCTPGLAVCGEACVDLRGDAANCGACGNACGDGQTCQDGACGCRPGTESCGGACVATASDAAHCGACGNACAAGLVCETGVCREACSEGRQRCGDSCVDVLVDEGNCGACGNLCPDVQECHQGRCGYDLVAACYTNGQLVGIQAETNLLGPRRQFGSGVQALASWDGFVLAADATSSKLLQAAGGALGTVVEEDSLGGVAGSPNDILVDPPYVYVVDSVNNTLQVLKREGPAHGGGLGLRSVTQVNLGANTSPQAIAKWGTTLYVPLFGTGGSMFQFGNAVARVDISNPEQPRKVDTISLTGLDLKPFDGGTVLPLPYSAVASASGVYVALTNLNPYDGYKPNGPGMLAKIDPVSGAVSAIDLGAADCLNAGYVEAVGNQLVVACLGEAEYDEANGHSASAVRGSGLVLVKDDAPVAAYVLSAGCEPGAPGCRLSVASRFAVAEGAVYLADTNAGRVFVVAVEDGRLVERRGSSSPEAQGPALEACPVDSRRPVSNAIDVTALH